Proteins encoded together in one Cellulomonas gilvus ATCC 13127 window:
- the cobA gene encoding uroporphyrinogen-III C-methyltransferase — protein MTTMLGIDLTGRRVLVVGGGPVAARRVQGLVADGARVLVVAPALCEPLRDAHRWGQVEWRAREVLEADLDDAWLVHTATGDRSTDDQVAAWAAERRVFCVHAGRAAAGTARTPATTSLGDVLVGVVSTGAPDPARTLVVRDALAEHVRDVVADHLREGRVDVRGRRPRDAGRVVLVGGGPGDVGLLTLAGRRALAEADVVVTDRLGPVAVLDELAPDVEIIDVGKTPGHHPVPQHEIGRILVEQAQRGRVVVRLKGGDPFVYGRGGEEVLACREAGVPVTVIPGVSSALAAPAAAGIPLTHRGTVGALHVMNGHDGWSPAALVGLRDASCTVVVLMGVAALGDLAAEALASGVAPTTPVALVERATTPMQRVTRTTLERLEADALAADVRAPAVLVLGAVAAPDLLEPVNAHRAPDLTDPTMAW, from the coding sequence ATGACGACGATGCTCGGCATCGACCTCACGGGTCGTCGCGTGCTCGTCGTCGGCGGGGGACCCGTGGCGGCGCGCCGCGTCCAGGGCCTGGTCGCGGACGGCGCGCGCGTGCTCGTCGTCGCCCCCGCACTGTGCGAGCCGCTGCGTGACGCGCACCGCTGGGGTCAGGTGGAGTGGCGTGCGCGCGAGGTGCTCGAGGCGGACCTCGACGACGCGTGGCTGGTGCACACCGCGACGGGCGACCGCTCCACGGACGACCAGGTGGCCGCGTGGGCGGCCGAGCGTCGCGTGTTCTGCGTGCACGCGGGGCGTGCGGCGGCGGGCACGGCCCGGACGCCCGCGACGACGAGCCTGGGTGACGTGCTGGTCGGCGTCGTCTCGACCGGCGCTCCCGACCCCGCCCGGACGCTCGTGGTGCGGGACGCGCTCGCCGAGCACGTCCGCGACGTGGTGGCCGACCACCTGCGCGAGGGTCGCGTGGACGTGCGAGGCCGCCGCCCGCGCGACGCGGGTCGCGTGGTGCTCGTGGGCGGCGGGCCCGGCGACGTGGGCCTGCTCACGCTCGCGGGCCGACGCGCGCTCGCCGAGGCCGACGTCGTGGTGACCGACCGCCTCGGACCCGTGGCGGTGCTGGACGAGCTCGCACCCGACGTCGAGATCATCGACGTGGGCAAGACGCCGGGCCATCACCCCGTGCCGCAGCACGAGATCGGCCGCATCCTCGTCGAGCAGGCGCAGCGCGGCCGCGTCGTCGTCCGGCTCAAGGGCGGCGACCCGTTCGTGTACGGCCGCGGCGGCGAGGAGGTGCTCGCGTGCCGGGAGGCCGGCGTGCCGGTCACGGTCATCCCGGGCGTGAGCTCGGCGCTCGCGGCGCCCGCCGCCGCGGGGATCCCGCTCACGCACCGCGGCACGGTGGGTGCGCTGCACGTGATGAACGGGCACGACGGATGGTCGCCCGCGGCGCTCGTGGGGCTGCGGGACGCGAGCTGCACGGTCGTCGTGCTCATGGGCGTCGCGGCGCTGGGGGACCTCGCGGCCGAGGCGCTCGCGTCCGGGGTCGCCCCCACGACGCCCGTCGCGCTGGTCGAGCGCGCCACGACCCCGATGCAGCGCGTCACGCGCACCACGCTCGAGCGCCTCGAGGCGGATGCGCTCGCGGCAGACGTCCGGGCGCCCGCGGTGCTCGTGCTCGGCGCGGTCGCGGCGCCGGACCTGCTCGAGCCGGTGAACGCCCACCGCGCGCCCGACCTCACAGACCCCACAATGGCGTGGTGA
- the nirB gene encoding nitrite reductase large subunit NirB has translation MVAQRLVEALRDRDAAGLWRITVLAEEPRRPYDRVALTSYFSGRDAEDLALGDPALWDDPLVTLRRDDAVVAIDRAARTVTTARGRVEHYDHLVLATGSSAWVPPMEGADLPGVFVYRTIDDVAELRGYVEQLRETRPVVRGAVLGGGLLGLEAAGALQALGAQATVLQVGTHLMSAQVDLGGGEALRRLINQLGVGVRLNAATTRIRPHRRGGVGRLELADGGRVDADVVVVAAGVRPRDELARAAGLQIGERGGVVVDDACRTSDPDISGVGEVACIQGACIGLVAPGYAMAEVTADRLLGGAAQFPGADTATKLKLSGVDVASFGDAFGTTPDSLEIVWADPVAGVYKKLVMSDDARTLLGGVLVGDASAYASLRPMLGRELPGDPAAYLLPEGGAGAPDLELPDDASVCSCNNVTAGTIRGAVTEHGCTDVGAVKACTRAGTSCGSCLPLVKKLVGTELAKQGITVSSALCEHFALSRAQLYDAVRVSGVASFTEVVARFGTDAAGRGCDICKPAVASILATTAPAHVLDGERAALQDTNDHVMANLQKDGSYSVVPRMPGGEVTPEGLIAVGEVARDFGLYTKITGGQRVDMFGARIDQLPAIWQRLIDAGFESGHAYGKSLRTVKSCVGSTWCRFGVQDSVALAVLLELRYRGLRSPHKIKLGVSGCARECAEARGKDVGVIATDKGWNVYVGGNGGFTPRHARLLAEDLDTDTLIRTIDRFLLYYVRTADRLQRTAPWVEEVEGGLDGVRAVVMDDSLGICADLDAQMARHVEEYTDEWRATLEDPEKLRRFASFVNAPDVADPSLAYVPERGQARPATADERAAAGRGEPVLVAGTTLEVRA, from the coding sequence ATGGTGGCCCAGCGCCTGGTCGAGGCGCTGCGCGACCGTGACGCCGCGGGTCTGTGGCGTATCACCGTCCTGGCCGAGGAGCCGCGTCGTCCGTACGACCGCGTGGCCCTGACCTCGTACTTCTCCGGCCGTGACGCCGAGGACCTCGCGCTCGGCGACCCCGCGCTGTGGGACGACCCGCTGGTCACGCTGCGCCGCGACGACGCGGTGGTCGCGATCGACCGTGCCGCGCGGACCGTGACCACGGCCCGTGGGCGCGTCGAGCACTACGACCACCTGGTGCTCGCGACGGGCTCGTCGGCGTGGGTGCCGCCCATGGAGGGCGCGGACCTGCCGGGTGTGTTCGTCTACCGCACGATCGACGACGTCGCGGAGCTGCGCGGCTACGTCGAGCAGCTGCGCGAGACACGCCCGGTGGTCCGCGGTGCGGTGCTCGGCGGCGGCCTGCTGGGCCTCGAGGCGGCGGGTGCGCTGCAGGCGCTCGGCGCGCAGGCCACGGTCCTGCAGGTGGGCACGCACCTGATGTCCGCGCAGGTGGACCTGGGCGGTGGCGAGGCGCTGCGGCGCCTGATCAACCAGCTGGGCGTCGGGGTGCGGCTCAACGCCGCGACCACGCGCATCCGGCCGCACCGCCGCGGCGGGGTGGGGCGGCTCGAGCTCGCCGACGGCGGGCGCGTCGACGCGGACGTCGTGGTCGTGGCCGCCGGGGTGCGGCCGCGCGACGAGCTCGCGCGCGCGGCCGGTCTGCAGATCGGGGAGCGGGGCGGGGTCGTCGTCGACGACGCGTGCCGCACCAGCGACCCGGACATCTCCGGGGTCGGCGAGGTCGCGTGCATCCAGGGTGCCTGCATCGGCCTCGTCGCCCCCGGTTACGCCATGGCGGAGGTGACCGCCGACCGTCTGCTGGGCGGCGCCGCGCAGTTCCCGGGCGCCGACACCGCGACCAAGCTCAAGCTCTCGGGCGTCGACGTCGCGAGCTTCGGTGACGCGTTCGGCACCACGCCCGACTCGCTCGAGATCGTGTGGGCGGACCCGGTCGCGGGCGTCTACAAGAAGCTCGTCATGTCCGACGACGCGCGCACGCTGCTGGGCGGCGTGCTGGTGGGCGACGCGTCGGCGTACGCGAGCCTGCGGCCCATGCTGGGCCGTGAGCTGCCGGGCGACCCGGCCGCGTACCTGCTGCCCGAGGGCGGCGCGGGCGCGCCCGACCTCGAGCTGCCCGACGACGCGAGCGTGTGCTCGTGCAACAACGTCACCGCCGGCACCATCCGGGGCGCGGTGACCGAGCACGGCTGCACCGACGTGGGTGCGGTCAAGGCGTGCACCCGGGCCGGGACGTCCTGCGGCTCGTGCCTGCCGCTGGTCAAGAAGCTGGTCGGCACCGAGCTCGCGAAGCAGGGGATCACGGTGTCCTCGGCGCTGTGCGAGCACTTCGCGCTGTCCCGGGCCCAGCTGTACGACGCCGTGCGCGTGTCCGGCGTCGCGTCGTTCACCGAGGTCGTCGCGCGGTTCGGCACCGACGCCGCGGGCCGCGGGTGCGACATCTGCAAGCCCGCGGTGGCCTCCATCCTGGCCACCACGGCGCCCGCGCACGTGCTGGACGGCGAGCGGGCCGCGCTGCAGGACACCAACGACCACGTCATGGCGAACCTGCAGAAGGACGGCTCCTACTCGGTGGTCCCCCGCATGCCGGGCGGCGAGGTCACGCCCGAGGGCCTCATCGCGGTGGGCGAGGTGGCGCGCGACTTCGGCCTCTACACCAAGATCACGGGCGGCCAGCGGGTCGACATGTTCGGCGCGCGGATCGATCAGCTCCCGGCCATCTGGCAGCGCCTGATCGACGCGGGCTTCGAGTCCGGCCACGCGTACGGCAAGTCGCTGCGCACCGTGAAGTCGTGCGTCGGGTCCACGTGGTGCCGGTTCGGCGTGCAGGACTCGGTGGCGCTCGCGGTCCTGCTGGAGCTGCGCTACCGCGGCCTGCGCAGCCCGCACAAGATCAAGCTCGGCGTCTCCGGCTGCGCGCGCGAGTGCGCCGAGGCGCGCGGCAAGGACGTGGGCGTCATCGCCACGGACAAGGGCTGGAACGTCTACGTCGGCGGCAACGGCGGGTTCACGCCGCGGCACGCGCGCCTGCTCGCGGAGGACCTGGACACCGACACGCTGATCCGGACGATCGACCGCTTCCTGCTCTACTACGTCCGCACGGCCGACCGACTGCAGCGCACCGCGCCGTGGGTCGAGGAGGTCGAGGGCGGGCTGGACGGCGTGCGTGCGGTCGTCATGGACGACTCGCTCGGCATCTGCGCCGACCTGGACGCCCAGATGGCCCGGCACGTCGAGGAGTACACCGACGAGTGGAGGGCGACGCTCGAGGACCCCGAGAAGCTGCGCCGCTTCGCGTCCTTCGTCAACGCACCCGACGTCGCGGACCCCTCGCTCGCGTACGTCCCCGAGCGCGGTCAGGCCCGCCCCGCCACGGCCGACGAGCGTGCCGCCGCGGGACGCGGCGAACCCGTCCTGGTCGCCGGCACCACCCTGGAGGTCCGCGCATGA
- a CDS encoding DUF1697 domain-containing protein, which translates to MGDDVVIGLLRAVNVGGRTLTSAVLRATASDLGYRDVVTYAASGNVVLRAVHGAPQVAADLGAALTTAAGFEVRVVTRTSRQWDRAVAALPFADAARDDPARLALVAWDGPVDTTRVDAFDPARYGHEQLAWHGSELYAYYPDGMGRSRLTLPVLERAAGRTGTSRNWRTVLALAALAHERAGA; encoded by the coding sequence ATGGGTGACGACGTCGTGATCGGGCTGCTGCGCGCGGTGAACGTGGGCGGGCGCACGCTGACGTCGGCCGTGCTGCGCGCGACCGCGTCGGACCTGGGGTACCGCGACGTCGTGACGTACGCCGCGTCCGGCAACGTCGTGCTGCGCGCCGTGCACGGCGCGCCGCAGGTCGCGGCCGACCTCGGAGCCGCGCTCACCACGGCCGCGGGTTTCGAGGTGCGCGTCGTCACCCGCACCTCGCGGCAGTGGGACCGCGCGGTCGCGGCGCTGCCGTTCGCCGACGCGGCGCGCGACGACCCCGCGCGTCTGGCCCTCGTGGCGTGGGACGGGCCCGTCGACACCACACGCGTCGACGCGTTCGACCCCGCGCGCTACGGGCACGAGCAGCTCGCGTGGCACGGTTCCGAGCTGTACGCGTACTACCCGGACGGCATGGGCCGCTCGAGGCTCACGCTGCCGGTGCTCGAGAGGGCGGCGGGCCGCACCGGCACGTCCCGCAACTGGCGCACGGTCCTGGCGCTCGCGGCGCTCGCGCACGAGCGGGCGGGCGCCTGA
- a CDS encoding uroporphyrinogen-III synthase codes for MSAPTSSTTNEQGIDQTLAGCVVLITADRRSAELTAALTRRGASVRHAAALGMVPHIDDAALVAGTRDLIADPPDTVVVTTGIGFRGWIEAADAAGLAEPLVEALRGARIVARGPKARGAIQAAGLTPDWVAESETSAEVAQVLLDEGVTGLDIAVQHHGAGSDGLDDAFRAAGARVRSLVVYRWGPPPDPAALAASVRAVAAGEIDAVAFTSAPGAAAWLAAADEQGVADGIVERCHDGAVLLAAVGPVTAAPLIERGLTPVVPDRGRLGSLVRLIVNHYGGLEALDTIAGPLRVYRGAAVLGGQVLPLTPTGLEILRLLAHARGSVVPRDRVLAVLPGDSRDPHAAEVAIARLRDATGSRGLIRTVVKRGYRLELAVS; via the coding sequence GTGAGCGCGCCGACCAGCAGCACGACCAACGAGCAGGGGATCGACCAGACCCTGGCCGGCTGCGTCGTGCTCATCACCGCCGACCGCCGGTCCGCCGAGCTGACCGCAGCGCTCACGCGCCGCGGCGCGTCCGTCCGCCACGCGGCCGCGCTCGGCATGGTGCCGCACATCGACGACGCCGCGCTGGTCGCGGGCACGCGTGACCTGATCGCGGACCCGCCGGACACCGTGGTCGTCACCACCGGCATCGGGTTCCGCGGCTGGATCGAGGCCGCGGACGCGGCGGGCCTGGCCGAGCCGCTGGTCGAGGCGCTGCGCGGTGCCCGGATCGTCGCGCGCGGCCCCAAGGCACGCGGCGCGATCCAGGCGGCCGGGCTCACGCCCGACTGGGTGGCCGAGTCCGAGACGAGCGCCGAGGTCGCCCAGGTGCTGCTCGACGAGGGCGTCACCGGGCTGGACATCGCGGTGCAGCACCACGGCGCGGGCTCCGACGGGCTCGACGACGCGTTCCGGGCCGCGGGTGCGCGCGTGCGCAGCCTCGTGGTCTACCGGTGGGGGCCGCCGCCGGACCCCGCCGCGCTCGCGGCGTCGGTGCGTGCGGTCGCGGCGGGGGAGATCGACGCGGTCGCGTTCACGTCGGCCCCCGGTGCGGCCGCGTGGCTCGCGGCCGCGGACGAGCAGGGCGTCGCGGACGGGATCGTCGAACGCTGCCACGACGGTGCGGTGCTGCTCGCCGCGGTGGGGCCGGTCACGGCCGCCCCCCTGATCGAGCGCGGACTGACGCCCGTGGTCCCCGACCGGGGGCGGCTCGGGTCGCTCGTGCGGCTGATCGTCAACCACTACGGCGGGCTCGAGGCGCTCGACACGATCGCCGGCCCGCTGCGGGTCTACCGGGGCGCCGCGGTCCTGGGCGGGCAGGTCCTGCCGCTGACGCCCACGGGCCTGGAGATCCTGCGGCTGCTCGCGCACGCGCGCGGCTCGGTGGTGCCGCGGGACCGTGTGCTTGCGGTGCTGCCGGGCGACTCGCGCGACCCGCACGCGGCCGAGGTCGCGATCGCGCGCCTGCGCGACGCGACGGGTTCGCGCGGGCTGATCCGCACGGTCGTCAAGCGTGGGTACCGGCTCGAGCTGGCGGTGTCATGA
- a CDS encoding ABC transporter permease, translating into MSAPTPHPSATRDLGTAAAIRLVAGREISTRLRSKAFVWTTVLFVGAVVLGGVLLNLIGGKSDPTPVGFTPDAAASAPAFEATAAGMGVDVETHEVAADAVEQGLRDGDVDLVVTSTEGTFDVHVESSVGESMRPVLAAFAQQLALASAVTELGGDPGDVAGQVAQAAPHVTALDPEPARDGGQIVAGYLAGILLFIALMTAGQLVAQGVVEEKTSRVVELLLATLRPAQLMAGKVLGIGAIGLLQVGLVVAAGAGTASALGLLDSSSLDLGSTALWALVWFVVGFGMYALVLGALGALVSRQEDIGSVIGPVTTLMIVPYVLGISVLPWDPTNSLATWLSYVPFCSPMLMPIRIALGAAELWEVLLALGLSVALVPVLVWLAGRIYSGAVLHSGGRMKLKDALARA; encoded by the coding sequence ATGAGCGCGCCCACCCCCCACCCGAGCGCGACGCGCGACCTGGGTACGGCAGCCGCGATCCGCCTGGTCGCGGGCCGCGAGATCTCGACCCGGCTGCGCAGCAAGGCGTTCGTGTGGACCACGGTCCTGTTCGTCGGGGCAGTCGTGCTCGGCGGCGTCCTGCTCAACCTCATCGGCGGGAAGTCGGACCCGACACCCGTCGGGTTCACACCGGACGCGGCGGCGTCGGCTCCCGCGTTCGAGGCCACGGCGGCGGGCATGGGCGTCGACGTCGAGACGCACGAGGTCGCCGCCGACGCGGTCGAGCAAGGGCTGCGGGACGGTGACGTGGACCTGGTGGTCACGTCGACCGAGGGCACGTTCGACGTGCACGTCGAGTCGTCCGTGGGCGAGTCGATGCGGCCCGTGCTCGCCGCGTTCGCCCAGCAGCTCGCGCTCGCGTCGGCCGTGACCGAGCTCGGCGGGGACCCGGGCGACGTCGCGGGGCAGGTCGCGCAGGCCGCTCCCCACGTGACCGCGCTCGACCCCGAGCCGGCACGCGACGGGGGGCAGATCGTCGCGGGCTACCTCGCGGGGATCCTGCTGTTCATCGCGCTCATGACCGCGGGTCAGCTCGTCGCGCAGGGCGTGGTCGAGGAGAAGACCAGCCGCGTCGTCGAGCTGCTGCTCGCGACGCTGCGCCCCGCCCAGCTCATGGCGGGCAAGGTGCTCGGCATCGGTGCGATCGGGCTCCTGCAGGTCGGGCTGGTCGTGGCAGCCGGTGCGGGGACCGCATCCGCGCTCGGGCTGCTCGACTCGTCGTCGCTGGACCTGGGATCGACCGCGCTGTGGGCGCTCGTGTGGTTCGTCGTGGGCTTCGGCATGTACGCCCTGGTGCTGGGCGCGCTCGGAGCGCTCGTGTCCCGTCAGGAGGACATCGGCTCGGTCATCGGGCCCGTCACCACCCTCATGATCGTGCCCTACGTGCTCGGCATCTCGGTGCTGCCCTGGGACCCCACCAACTCGCTCGCCACCTGGCTGTCCTACGTGCCGTTCTGCTCGCCCATGCTCATGCCCATCCGCATCGCGCTCGGCGCCGCCGAGCTGTGGGAGGTGCTGCTCGCGCTCGGCCTGTCGGTCGCGCTGGTGCCGGTCCTCGTGTGGCTCGCGGGCCGCATCTACTCGGGGGCCGTGCTGCACTCGGGCGGGCGGATGAAGCTCAAGGACGCGCTCGCGCGCGCATGA
- the nirD gene encoding nitrite reductase small subunit NirD, whose protein sequence is MSAVQHAEQETRDRVVTWTRACALTDLARERGAAALVGGEQVALFRLVDDTVLAVQQHDPFCDAYVLSRGIVGTRLVDGEPVSTVASPMYKQVFDLRTGVCLDLVGKQPVRGLAADLRTWPVRVVEGIVEVGQAGPGEDA, encoded by the coding sequence ATGAGCGCCGTGCAGCACGCCGAGCAGGAGACGCGCGACCGCGTCGTGACGTGGACGCGCGCGTGCGCGCTGACCGACCTCGCACGTGAGCGCGGTGCCGCCGCGCTGGTCGGGGGCGAGCAGGTCGCGCTGTTCCGCCTGGTCGACGACACGGTGCTCGCGGTCCAGCAGCACGACCCGTTCTGTGACGCGTACGTGCTGTCACGTGGCATCGTGGGCACCCGCCTGGTGGACGGCGAGCCGGTGTCCACGGTCGCGTCGCCCATGTACAAGCAGGTGTTCGACCTGCGCACCGGGGTCTGCCTCGACCTGGTCGGCAAGCAGCCCGTGCGCGGGCTCGCCGCGGACCTGCGGACGTGGCCGGTGCGGGTGGTCGAGGGGATCGTCGAGGTGGGACAGGCCGGACCGGGGGAGGACGCATGA
- a CDS encoding sirohydrochlorin chelatase → MSDAVLVGCSHGTDDRAGRAAIGSILADVAARRPDLDVREAFVDVQEPEVADVVRDALASGAPAVVVPLLLSVGFHVRVDVTAAVEPEGACAAAPLGPDDVLVDILLDRLAAAGLTDDDALVLAAAGSTDPAAAAAVEQVAASLAARLGRHVGPPDERGGGLVIGYGAGAVPRLRDAVATARTGARRVVVASYLLAPGFFLGRVRAAGADVVSAPLAPDPRLADLVLRRYDEARGA, encoded by the coding sequence ATGAGCGACGCGGTGCTCGTCGGCTGCTCGCACGGCACCGACGACCGGGCGGGGCGTGCGGCGATCGGCTCGATCCTGGCGGACGTCGCCGCGCGGCGACCCGACCTCGACGTGCGCGAGGCGTTCGTCGACGTGCAGGAGCCCGAGGTCGCGGACGTGGTCAGGGACGCGCTCGCCTCCGGCGCACCCGCCGTGGTGGTGCCGCTGCTGCTGTCCGTCGGCTTCCACGTGCGCGTGGACGTCACGGCTGCCGTCGAGCCCGAGGGCGCGTGCGCGGCCGCGCCGCTCGGTCCCGACGACGTGCTCGTCGACATCCTGCTCGACCGGCTCGCCGCCGCGGGGCTCACCGACGACGACGCGCTGGTGCTCGCCGCGGCCGGCTCCACCGACCCCGCCGCGGCCGCCGCGGTCGAGCAGGTCGCGGCGTCGCTCGCGGCACGCCTGGGCCGGCACGTCGGGCCGCCCGACGAGCGTGGCGGCGGGCTCGTGATCGGCTACGGCGCGGGCGCCGTGCCCCGCCTGCGGGACGCGGTCGCGACCGCACGCACGGGCGCCCGCCGCGTGGTGGTGGCCTCCTACCTCCTGGCGCCCGGCTTCTTCCTCGGCCGGGTCCGGGCCGCGGGCGCCGACGTGGTGAGCGCGCCGCTCGCGCCCGACCCGCGCCTGGCGGACCTCGTGCTGCGCCGGTACGACGAGGCGCGCGGCGCCTGA
- a CDS encoding ABC transporter ATP-binding protein has translation MPALSIASLSKSYGPVRALRDMSFEVHAGEIFGFVGSNGAGKSTTMRIVLGVLAADSGEVRWDGRPLDLAARRRIGYMPEERGLYPRMKVGEHLVYLARLHGMDKVAATRAMEHWTQVLGIDGRRGDEVLKLSLGNQQRVQLAAALVHGPDILVLDEPFSGLDPVAVDVMSQVLRDQAAAGVPVMFSSHQLELVERLCDRVGIVRAGSMVASGGIDELRRTTERRWAVDGAPPDRWLPHVPAARLVERDGDRTVVEVADPDAVDVDQQLLAAALAAGPVREFSVVRPSLVELYRHVVSADDVPAPTTGTEVPA, from the coding sequence ATGCCCGCTCTGAGCATCGCGTCCCTGTCCAAGTCGTACGGGCCCGTCCGGGCCCTGCGTGACATGTCGTTCGAGGTCCACGCCGGGGAGATCTTCGGCTTCGTCGGGTCCAACGGCGCCGGCAAGTCCACCACCATGCGCATCGTGCTGGGCGTGCTGGCCGCGGACTCGGGCGAGGTGCGCTGGGACGGACGCCCGCTGGACCTGGCCGCACGGCGCCGCATCGGGTACATGCCCGAGGAGCGTGGCCTCTACCCGCGGATGAAGGTCGGCGAGCACCTGGTCTACCTGGCGCGGCTGCACGGCATGGACAAGGTCGCCGCGACGCGAGCGATGGAGCACTGGACGCAGGTGCTGGGCATCGACGGCCGGCGCGGTGACGAGGTGCTCAAGCTCTCGCTGGGCAACCAGCAGCGCGTGCAGCTCGCCGCGGCCCTGGTGCACGGCCCCGACATCCTGGTGCTCGACGAGCCGTTCTCGGGCCTGGACCCCGTCGCGGTCGACGTCATGAGCCAGGTGCTGCGCGACCAGGCCGCCGCGGGTGTCCCGGTGATGTTCTCCTCGCACCAGCTCGAGCTCGTCGAGCGGCTGTGCGACCGCGTCGGCATCGTCCGCGCCGGGTCGATGGTCGCCAGCGGCGGGATCGACGAGCTGCGCCGCACCACCGAACGCAGGTGGGCGGTCGACGGCGCCCCGCCGGACCGATGGCTGCCGCACGTGCCGGCCGCGCGGCTGGTCGAGCGCGACGGCGACCGCACGGTCGTCGAGGTCGCCGACCCGGACGCGGTCGACGTCGACCAGCAGCTCCTGGCGGCCGCGCTCGCGGCCGGCCCGGTGCGCGAGTTCTCCGTGGTGCGCCCCTCGCTCGTCGAGCTGTACCGCCACGTCGTGTCCGCCGACGACGTGCCCGCCCCCACGACCGGCACGGAGGTCCCCGCATGA